The Lysobacter sp. genome includes a window with the following:
- a CDS encoding MbtH family NRPS accessory protein yields the protein MDTEDTRIYRVVINHEEQYSIWPADRELPLGWNDAGFSGDKAACLRHIEDVWTDMRPLSLRKRMEGNAP from the coding sequence ATGGACACCGAAGACACCCGCATTTACCGCGTCGTGATCAATCACGAAGAGCAGTATTCGATCTGGCCTGCGGATCGCGAATTGCCGCTCGGCTGGAACGATGCAGGCTTCAGCGGCGACAAGGCCGCTTGCCTGCGGCACATCGAAGATGTCTGGACCGACATGCGTCCGCTGTCGCTGCGCAAGCGGATGGAAGGAAACGCCCCCTGA